One Bradyrhizobium zhanjiangense DNA segment encodes these proteins:
- a CDS encoding branched-chain amino acid ABC transporter permease yields MSGFAKPLKIALGLAVIAALIIVPMNFNRYGLFILSQWAVMSIAAMGLNLTLGYAGQVSLAQGAFVGIGAYAAAIMTTHGWPLPAAILVAIASSFAVGWVLGYPALRVQHHYLAFVTLAFSTLAFLVFRNESWLTGGIYGISNIPRPHIFGLATNKPLPFYYVCLGSLAIVSLAVWWLIRSPWGRAFMALRENPLRAQSLGVDTRRYTLMAFAIGSALGGVAGALYAPLTQYIDPVPFNLSLSLDLLMMVIVGGAGFYFGPFLGAMIAVLLPEWLRFTEGYYLMLYAVAVMLLLIWSPTGILGILDRAMAARRTKAASALRAVAKSRLETVQ; encoded by the coding sequence ATGAGCGGCTTCGCCAAACCCCTGAAGATCGCGCTCGGCCTTGCTGTCATCGCTGCGCTGATTATCGTTCCCATGAACTTCAACCGCTACGGCCTGTTCATCCTGAGCCAATGGGCGGTGATGAGCATCGCCGCGATGGGCCTCAACCTCACGCTCGGCTATGCCGGCCAGGTCTCGCTGGCGCAGGGCGCGTTCGTCGGCATCGGCGCCTATGCGGCGGCGATCATGACCACCCATGGCTGGCCGCTGCCGGCGGCGATACTGGTCGCGATTGCCTCAAGCTTCGCGGTCGGCTGGGTGCTCGGCTATCCGGCGTTGCGCGTGCAGCATCACTACCTCGCCTTCGTCACGCTCGCCTTCTCCACCCTCGCCTTCCTGGTGTTCCGCAACGAGAGCTGGCTCACCGGCGGCATCTACGGCATCTCCAACATCCCGCGCCCGCACATCTTTGGGCTAGCGACCAACAAGCCGCTGCCGTTCTACTATGTCTGCCTCGGCTCGCTCGCGATCGTGTCGCTCGCAGTGTGGTGGCTGATCCGCTCGCCCTGGGGCCGCGCCTTCATGGCGCTGCGCGAAAACCCGCTGCGCGCGCAATCGCTCGGCGTCGACACCCGCCGCTACACGTTGATGGCGTTTGCGATCGGCTCGGCGCTTGGCGGCGTCGCCGGCGCACTCTATGCGCCGCTGACGCAATATATCGATCCCGTGCCGTTCAACCTGTCGCTCTCACTCGATCTGCTGATGATGGTGATCGTCGGCGGTGCCGGCTTCTATTTCGGCCCCTTCCTCGGCGCGATGATCGCCGTGCTGCTGCCGGAATGGCTGCGCTTCACGGAGGGCTATTATCTCATGCTCTACGCAGTCGCCGTCATGCTGCTACTGATCTGGTCGCCAACCGGCATTTTGGGAATTCTCGACCGCGCCATGGCGGCACGGCGGACCAAGGCAGCGTCCGCGCTGCGTGCCGTCGCAAAATCCCGCCTGGAGACGGTGCAATGA
- a CDS encoding ABC transporter ATP-binding protein: MNAVLEVTNIKKNFGGISAVDGVSFDVREGEILGLIGPNGCGKSTLFNCILGQLTPSGGEVKLDGKLVTGLRPSELNKLGVSRTFQLLQVFPKLSVRENLILAGQEHQGNMASRLVGRSDAGLTEAANQMIGFFKLDHLADEPAGGLSYGQQKLLDAAMAFMGGPRLVLLDEPAGGVNPSMLADLKDRLVAINREKNATFVVIEHNMEFVMSLCSRVMVMAEGKVLAMGRPDEVRKNPAVIEAYLGH; this comes from the coding sequence ATGAACGCGGTCCTCGAGGTTACGAATATCAAGAAGAACTTTGGCGGCATCAGCGCCGTCGACGGCGTCTCTTTCGATGTGCGCGAGGGCGAGATCCTCGGCCTGATCGGCCCGAATGGTTGCGGCAAGTCAACCCTGTTCAATTGCATCCTCGGCCAGCTCACGCCATCGGGCGGCGAGGTCAAGCTCGATGGCAAGCTGGTCACGGGATTGCGTCCCTCCGAGCTCAACAAGCTCGGGGTCAGCCGCACCTTCCAGCTGTTGCAGGTGTTCCCAAAGCTCTCGGTGCGCGAGAACCTGATCCTCGCGGGCCAGGAGCACCAGGGCAACATGGCCTCGCGACTGGTCGGCCGCTCCGATGCCGGGCTGACTGAGGCCGCCAACCAGATGATCGGCTTTTTCAAGCTCGACCATCTCGCGGACGAGCCGGCCGGCGGCCTCTCCTATGGCCAGCAGAAGCTGCTCGATGCCGCCATGGCCTTCATGGGCGGCCCGCGCCTCGTGCTGCTCGACGAGCCCGCCGGCGGCGTCAACCCGTCGATGCTGGCGGACCTCAAGGACCGCCTGGTCGCGATCAACCGCGAGAAGAACGCCACCTTCGTCGTGATCGAGCACAACATGGAATTCGTGATGTCGCTGTGCTCGCGCGTCATGGTGATGGCGGAGGGCAAGGTGCTGGCGATGGGACGGCCGGACGAGGTCCGGAAAAACCCCGCCGTGATCGAAGCCTATTTGGGTCATTGA
- a CDS encoding ABC transporter ATP-binding protein: MSDPILSVHNLVGGYGKMTILNGTTFAVPQATITTIIGPNGAGKSTVFKAIFGLLKLREGKISFAGRDVTNLSQRALLNAGICYVPQGRNIFPELSVRHNIELGGVAAGKGLDLPRRIEAALDLFPALRRKSTQQASTLSGGEQKQLEIARSLLLEPKLVLIDEPSIGLSPLMVQQTFDILKSLRDRGVTILMIEQNARSALEISDIGIVLELGQTRMIDDAKRILNDPRIGQLFLGGAMEESAA, translated from the coding sequence ATGAGCGACCCGATCCTCTCGGTTCACAATCTCGTCGGCGGCTACGGCAAGATGACGATTTTGAACGGCACGACCTTCGCCGTACCTCAAGCCACGATCACGACGATCATCGGCCCGAACGGCGCCGGCAAGTCGACCGTGTTCAAGGCGATCTTCGGCCTGCTCAAGCTGCGCGAGGGCAAGATCAGCTTTGCTGGCCGCGACGTCACGAACTTGAGCCAGCGCGCGCTGCTCAATGCCGGCATCTGCTACGTGCCGCAGGGCCGCAACATCTTTCCCGAGCTGTCCGTGCGCCACAATATCGAGCTCGGCGGCGTCGCTGCCGGGAAGGGCCTCGACCTGCCGAGGCGGATCGAGGCGGCACTCGACCTATTCCCGGCGCTGCGGCGGAAATCGACGCAGCAGGCCTCCACGCTCTCCGGCGGCGAGCAGAAACAGCTCGAGATCGCCCGCTCGCTGCTGCTCGAACCAAAGCTGGTGCTGATCGACGAGCCTTCGATCGGCCTGTCGCCGCTGATGGTGCAGCAGACCTTCGACATTCTCAAAAGCTTGCGCGACCGCGGCGTCACGATCCTGATGATCGAGCAGAATGCCCGCTCGGCGCTGGAGATTTCCGACATCGGCATCGTGCTCGAGCTCGGCCAGACCCGCATGATCGACGACGCCAAGCGCATTCTGAACGATCCCCGCATCGGCCAGCTCTTCCTGGGCGGTGCCATGGAAGAGAGCGCGGCATGA
- a CDS encoding Gfo/Idh/MocA family protein, producing MSAKIRIAVAGAGLIGRRHIELIEASPDCVLAGIADPSPAAGDFARAHNTPWYADHRALLEQEKPDGVIIASPNTLHLPMALDCAAAGVPALIEKPVTDSVAAARRLCEAVKRSGVPMLVGHHRRHNPIIKSAREAVATGKLGQLTAVAGLWLLKKPDDYFEVAWRREQGGGPLLINLIHDIDNLRFVCGEIAEVQALTSNKVRGFAVEDTAALLLRFANGALGTVTVSDATPAPWSWELTAGENAVYPRQDQPCYVFAGTNGSLSVPTMELWSYSENPGWHAPLVREPVALSAYDPLAEQLRHFQAVIAGREQPLISVEDAMGTLAVVEAVSEAARTGRTVSPGRIMEQAA from the coding sequence ATGAGCGCCAAGATACGCATCGCCGTTGCCGGCGCGGGCCTGATCGGCCGCCGCCATATCGAGCTGATCGAGGCATCGCCGGATTGCGTGCTGGCCGGCATTGCCGATCCTTCGCCGGCCGCTGGCGATTTTGCGCGGGCGCACAACACACCCTGGTATGCCGATCATCGCGCATTGCTGGAGCAGGAGAAGCCGGACGGGGTGATCATCGCCTCGCCGAACACGCTGCATCTGCCCATGGCGCTCGACTGCGCCGCGGCGGGCGTGCCGGCGCTGATCGAAAAGCCGGTGACCGACAGCGTCGCAGCGGCACGTCGCCTCTGTGAGGCGGTCAAGCGCAGCGGCGTGCCGATGCTGGTCGGTCACCACCGCCGCCACAATCCGATCATCAAGTCGGCCCGCGAGGCTGTCGCGACCGGCAAGCTCGGCCAGCTCACCGCCGTGGCCGGGCTGTGGCTGCTGAAGAAACCCGACGATTACTTCGAGGTCGCCTGGCGGCGCGAACAGGGCGGCGGGCCGCTGCTGATCAATCTGATCCACGACATCGACAATCTCCGCTTCGTCTGCGGCGAGATCGCCGAGGTGCAGGCGCTGACGTCAAACAAGGTGCGTGGCTTTGCGGTCGAAGACACCGCCGCGCTGCTGCTGCGCTTTGCCAATGGTGCGCTCGGAACGGTGACGGTCTCCGATGCAACGCCGGCACCCTGGAGCTGGGAGCTGACGGCGGGCGAGAACGCGGTCTATCCCAGACAGGACCAGCCCTGTTACGTCTTCGCAGGCACCAACGGCTCGCTGTCGGTGCCGACCATGGAGCTGTGGTCGTATTCAGAAAATCCCGGCTGGCACGCGCCCCTGGTTCGCGAGCCCGTCGCACTCTCCGCTTACGATCCGCTCGCCGAGCAGCTCAGACATTTCCAGGCCGTGATCGCGGGCCGCGAGCAACCGCTGATCTCGGTCGAAGATGCGATGGGCACGCTCGCGGTCGTGGAAGCCGTAAGCGAAGCCGCGCGCACGGGACGCACGGTATCGCCGGGCCGGATCATGGAGCAGGCAGCATGA
- a CDS encoding bifunctional sugar phosphate isomerase/epimerase/4-hydroxyphenylpyruvate dioxygenase family protein has protein sequence MNKRSIATVSLSGALDEKLRAIAAAGFDAVEIFENDLLSFGASPREVARLCKDLNLEICAFQPFRDFEGMPEPQRSRNFARAERKFDLMQELGTDLLLICSNVSPASLGGIDRAADDFRELGERAAKRGLRVGYEALAWGRHVNDYRDAWEIVRRADHAAIGIILDSFHALAPGFPTRAMASIPGDRIFLVQLADAPKLELDILSWSRHFRSFPGQGDLPVGEFMAAVAATGYAGPLSLEIFNDQFRAGSAAQTAIDGLRSLILLEDQLAPDWPKLAHEPLAPKAGSYGTGFVEFAVNETKAGELARLFAQLGFRKTGKHRSKAVERWSQGKVELVINCETDGFAHSHYVTHGPGVCAIALDVDNAGLAMQRAEALKARTFYQPVGPGELEIPAIHGVGGSLLYFLDQAGKNWDTDFEPVASETSADALLAVDHIAQSMPYDEMLSWLLFYTGILDLTRLPQMEIADPRGLVQSQAIINADQSLRFVLNGSSANRTLPSRFISEFFGSGVQHVAFSCRDIFATVAEMRKRGADFLDIPDNYYDDIEAKYDLAPELMAQLRANHILYDREGNGEFFQVYTHIFDERFFFEIVERRNYQGFGAANAGIRLAAQAREVRPSSVPRA, from the coding sequence ATGAACAAGCGCTCGATTGCAACGGTTTCCCTCTCCGGCGCACTGGACGAGAAGCTCCGCGCCATCGCAGCCGCCGGGTTCGACGCGGTCGAGATCTTCGAGAACGATCTGCTGTCGTTCGGCGCCAGCCCGCGCGAGGTCGCGCGCCTCTGCAAGGATCTCAATCTCGAGATCTGCGCGTTCCAGCCGTTCCGCGATTTCGAAGGCATGCCGGAGCCGCAGCGTTCGCGCAACTTTGCCCGCGCGGAGCGCAAGTTCGATTTGATGCAGGAGCTCGGCACCGATCTCCTGCTGATCTGCTCCAACGTTTCGCCCGCCTCGCTCGGCGGCATCGACCGCGCCGCGGACGATTTTCGCGAGCTCGGCGAGCGTGCGGCGAAGCGTGGCTTGCGCGTCGGCTACGAGGCGCTGGCCTGGGGACGCCATGTCAACGACTACCGCGATGCGTGGGAGATCGTGCGCCGCGCCGATCATGCCGCGATCGGCATCATCCTCGACAGTTTTCATGCGCTGGCTCCGGGATTTCCGACGCGCGCGATGGCCTCGATCCCCGGCGACAGGATTTTTCTGGTGCAGCTTGCGGACGCGCCAAAGCTCGAGCTCGACATCCTCTCCTGGAGCCGGCACTTCCGCTCCTTCCCCGGCCAGGGTGACCTGCCGGTCGGCGAGTTCATGGCGGCGGTCGCGGCGACCGGCTATGCCGGGCCGCTGTCGCTGGAGATCTTCAACGATCAGTTCCGCGCCGGTTCGGCGGCGCAGACCGCGATCGATGGCCTGCGCTCGCTGATCCTGCTCGAGGACCAGCTCGCACCAGATTGGCCAAAGCTCGCCCACGAGCCGCTGGCGCCGAAGGCCGGGAGCTACGGTACCGGCTTCGTCGAATTCGCCGTCAACGAGACCAAGGCGGGCGAGCTTGCCCGCCTGTTCGCGCAGCTCGGTTTCCGCAAGACCGGCAAGCACCGCAGCAAGGCGGTGGAGCGCTGGTCGCAGGGCAAGGTCGAGCTGGTGATCAATTGCGAGACCGACGGCTTCGCGCATTCGCATTACGTCACCCACGGGCCCGGCGTCTGTGCGATCGCGCTCGACGTCGACAATGCGGGCCTTGCCATGCAGCGCGCCGAAGCGCTCAAGGCGCGCACCTTCTATCAGCCGGTCGGGCCGGGCGAGCTGGAGATCCCGGCGATCCACGGCGTCGGAGGCAGCCTGCTCTATTTCCTGGATCAGGCCGGCAAGAACTGGGATACCGATTTCGAACCGGTCGCGAGCGAGACGAGCGCGGATGCACTGCTGGCGGTCGATCACATCGCGCAATCGATGCCCTATGACGAGATGCTGTCCTGGCTGTTGTTCTACACCGGCATTCTCGACCTGACGCGGCTGCCGCAGATGGAGATCGCCGATCCCAGGGGGCTGGTGCAGAGCCAGGCCATCATCAACGCAGACCAGAGCCTGCGCTTCGTGCTCAACGGTTCGTCCGCCAACCGCACACTGCCGTCGCGCTTCATCTCGGAGTTCTTCGGCTCCGGCGTGCAGCACGTCGCGTTCTCGTGCCGGGACATCTTTGCGACGGTCGCGGAGATGCGCAAGCGGGGCGCGGATTTCCTGGACATCCCTGACAATTACTACGACGACATCGAAGCCAAATACGACCTCGCGCCCGAGCTGATGGCGCAACTGCGCGCCAACCACATCCTCTACGACCGCGAGGGTAACGGCGAATTCTTCCAGGTCTATACCCACATCTTCGACGAGCGCTTCTTCTTCGAGATCGTCGAACGGCGAAACTATCAGGGCTTTGGCGCGGCCAATGCCGGCATCAGGCTCGCAGCGCAGGCCCGCGAAGTGCGCCCGTCGAGCGTGCCAAGAGCGTAG
- a CDS encoding ABC transporter substrate-binding protein, whose amino-acid sequence MRTAFWLAGAAALVLANPAFAGDTIKIGFVSTFSGPTAVIGNDMRNSFELALDHLGRKMGGKPVEVIYEDDGQKPDVGKQKTEKLVQSDKVDFIVGYIWSNVLLASLKTAVDSQTFLISANAGPSQLAGELCSPYVFSTSWQNDQTPQAVGTYMNQKGVKSVFLIGPNYAAGKDMLAGVKSTFKGQVVGEEYTVWPSQLDFSAELTKAKNSKAESIFVFYPGAAGVQFLNQYAQAGIKAQIPLYTAFTIDELSLPLQKDNALGVPGAQQWVNDLPNDENKKFVADYRKKYTGLRPTFYGAQSYDAANLINSAVVAVKGDTSKKDAMKAEMEKVNFKSVRGPFKYGNNHIPIQNFYLQDVVKDADGQLALKTVATIVEHDQDRFHDKCKMK is encoded by the coding sequence ATGAGGACGGCATTCTGGCTGGCGGGCGCAGCGGCGCTGGTGCTGGCAAATCCGGCATTCGCCGGCGACACCATCAAGATCGGCTTCGTCTCGACCTTCAGCGGCCCGACCGCCGTAATCGGCAATGACATGCGCAATTCCTTCGAGCTCGCGCTCGACCATCTCGGCCGCAAGATGGGCGGCAAGCCGGTCGAGGTGATCTACGAGGACGACGGGCAGAAGCCGGATGTCGGCAAGCAGAAGACCGAGAAGCTGGTGCAATCCGACAAGGTCGATTTCATCGTCGGCTACATCTGGTCGAACGTGCTGCTGGCCTCGCTCAAGACCGCGGTCGATTCGCAGACCTTCCTGATCTCGGCCAATGCCGGTCCCTCGCAGCTCGCGGGCGAGCTGTGCTCGCCCTACGTGTTCTCGACCTCCTGGCAGAACGACCAGACCCCGCAGGCGGTCGGCACCTATATGAACCAGAAAGGCGTCAAGTCGGTGTTCCTGATCGGCCCGAACTACGCCGCTGGCAAGGACATGCTGGCCGGCGTCAAGAGCACCTTCAAGGGTCAGGTCGTGGGTGAGGAATACACGGTGTGGCCGAGCCAGCTCGACTTCTCCGCCGAGCTCACCAAGGCCAAGAACTCCAAGGCCGAATCGATCTTCGTGTTCTATCCGGGCGCGGCCGGCGTCCAGTTCCTCAATCAATACGCCCAGGCCGGCATCAAAGCGCAGATTCCGCTCTACACCGCCTTCACGATCGACGAATTGTCGCTGCCGCTGCAGAAGGACAACGCGCTCGGCGTGCCCGGCGCTCAGCAATGGGTCAACGATCTGCCCAACGACGAGAACAAGAAATTCGTCGCCGACTACCGCAAGAAGTATACCGGCCTGCGCCCGACCTTCTACGGCGCGCAGTCCTATGATGCCGCGAACCTGATCAACAGCGCGGTCGTCGCCGTGAAGGGCGACACCTCGAAGAAGGACGCGATGAAGGCCGAAATGGAGAAGGTGAACTTCAAATCGGTGCGCGGCCCGTTCAAATACGGCAACAACCACATCCCAATCCAGAACTTCTACCTGCAGGACGTGGTCAAGGACGCCGACGGCCAGCTCGCACTGAAGACCGTCGCCACCATCGTCGAGCACGATCAGGATCGTTTCCACGACAAGTGCAAGATGAAGTGA
- a CDS encoding NAD(P)/FAD-dependent oxidoreductase: MTTTPHRVVIVGAGFGGLETTYRLAGAPVEITLIDRRNHHLFQPLLYQVATASLATSEIAWPVRHLMRGRREVTTLFATVSGVDTDRRCVLIDDGSEVPYDTLVLATGARHAYFGHDEWEQFAPGLKTLEDATTLRRHILVAFERAERETDPERRAARLTFVIVGAGPTGVELAGTIAEMAHHTLPGDFRNIDTTKARVVLIEAGPRVLAGFADDLSAYAQASLEKIGVEVVLGQPVTEIDRDGVVFGGTRLNAKTRIWAAGVRASPAAEWLGAPSDRAGRVQVESDLTIPGHPEIFAIGDTVNINAWEGKPVPGIAPAAKQQGRHVAETIRARLRGETKGAFRYKHAGSLAQIGKRLAVIDFGRIKLRGTIAWWIWGIAHIYFLIGLRHRLSVALSWLWIYSRDQRAARLITQGSSKVVG, encoded by the coding sequence ATGACCACGACACCGCACCGCGTCGTCATCGTCGGAGCCGGCTTTGGCGGGCTGGAGACGACCTACCGGCTCGCGGGCGCGCCGGTCGAGATCACGCTGATCGACCGTCGCAACCATCATCTGTTCCAGCCGCTGCTCTACCAGGTCGCGACTGCTTCGCTCGCGACCAGCGAGATCGCCTGGCCGGTCCGCCATCTGATGCGGGGCCGGCGCGAGGTGACGACGCTGTTTGCGACGGTGAGCGGCGTCGACACCGACAGGCGCTGCGTGCTGATCGACGACGGCAGCGAGGTGCCTTACGACACCCTCGTGCTCGCCACCGGCGCCCGGCACGCCTATTTCGGCCATGACGAATGGGAGCAGTTCGCGCCCGGCCTGAAGACGTTAGAGGACGCGACCACGCTGCGCCGGCACATCCTGGTGGCATTCGAGCGCGCCGAGCGCGAGACGGATCCGGAGAGGCGCGCGGCGCGGCTGACCTTCGTCATCGTCGGCGCCGGCCCGACCGGCGTCGAGCTCGCCGGCACCATCGCCGAGATGGCGCACCACACTCTGCCCGGCGATTTCCGCAACATCGACACGACGAAGGCGCGCGTCGTGCTGATCGAAGCCGGCCCGCGCGTGCTCGCGGGCTTTGCCGACGACCTCTCGGCTTACGCGCAGGCCTCGCTGGAGAAAATCGGCGTCGAGGTGGTGCTGGGGCAACCCGTGACCGAGATCGACCGCGACGGCGTGGTGTTCGGCGGCACGCGGCTCAACGCCAAGACCAGGATCTGGGCCGCCGGCGTGCGCGCTTCGCCCGCTGCCGAATGGCTGGGCGCACCAAGCGATCGCGCCGGGCGCGTGCAGGTCGAGTCCGACCTGACGATTCCGGGCCATCCCGAGATCTTTGCGATCGGCGACACCGTCAACATCAACGCCTGGGAGGGCAAGCCGGTGCCCGGCATCGCGCCCGCGGCCAAGCAGCAAGGCCGCCATGTCGCCGAGACCATCAGAGCGCGGCTGCGTGGCGAGACGAAGGGCGCCTTCCGCTACAAGCACGCCGGCAGCCTCGCGCAGATCGGCAAGCGGCTCGCGGTGATCGACTTCGGCCGCATCAAGCTGCGCGGCACCATCGCGTGGTGGATCTGGGGCATCGCCCACATCTACTTCCTGATCGGCCTCCGCCACCGCCTCAGCGTCGCGCTCAGCTGGCTCTGGATCTACTCCCGCGACCAGCGGGCGGCGCGGCTGATCACGCAGGGGAGCAGCAAGGTGGTTGGGTGA
- a CDS encoding ABC transporter substrate-binding protein produces the protein MKHLKWALALAASLVTGAASAEISDNVVRIGVLNDISGIFQDTNGMGSVEAARMAAEDFNGGGKGIKVEIVYADHQNKADVGSAIARKWLDVEGVDAIVDVPNSAVGLSINTLLRDSRMTFLASSTASSDLTGKACSPNTIQWVNDTWATGNTTAAAMVSRGGKEWYFLTVDFALGKGIESEAQKYIGAHGGKVIGSSKHPLGTSDFASFLLQAQSSKAQVIGLANAGGDTINAVKQAAEFGIQQSGQKLVAFLLFINDVHGMGIKVAQGLQLMEAFYWDMNDDTRAFAKRFAARPGMNGKMPSGNQAGVYASMLAYLNAVAATGSDNAKNVVPEMKKFRGKDKLFGDTIIRQDGRVVHPMYLFEVKKPEESKYPYDYYKLVSTIPADQAFRPLAEGGCELVR, from the coding sequence ATGAAGCATCTGAAGTGGGCGCTCGCACTGGCTGCGAGCCTGGTGACCGGCGCGGCAAGCGCCGAGATATCCGACAATGTCGTGCGCATCGGCGTGCTCAACGACATCTCCGGCATCTTCCAGGACACCAACGGCATGGGCTCGGTCGAGGCCGCGCGCATGGCGGCGGAAGACTTCAACGGCGGCGGCAAAGGCATCAAGGTCGAGATCGTCTATGCCGATCACCAGAACAAGGCCGATGTCGGCAGCGCCATCGCGCGCAAATGGCTCGATGTCGAAGGCGTCGACGCTATTGTCGACGTGCCGAACTCGGCCGTCGGGCTCTCCATCAACACGCTCTTGCGCGACAGCCGCATGACGTTCCTGGCGTCCTCGACCGCAAGCTCCGATCTCACCGGCAAGGCCTGCTCGCCCAACACTATCCAGTGGGTCAACGACACCTGGGCGACTGGTAACACCACGGCAGCGGCGATGGTGTCGCGCGGCGGCAAGGAGTGGTATTTCCTCACGGTCGATTTCGCGCTGGGCAAGGGCATCGAGTCGGAAGCGCAGAAATACATCGGTGCGCATGGCGGCAAGGTGATCGGCTCATCCAAGCATCCGCTCGGCACCTCCGATTTTGCGTCCTTCCTGTTGCAGGCGCAAAGCTCGAAAGCGCAGGTGATCGGCCTTGCCAATGCCGGTGGCGACACCATCAACGCTGTGAAGCAGGCCGCCGAGTTCGGCATCCAGCAGAGCGGCCAGAAGCTGGTCGCCTTCCTGCTCTTCATCAACGACGTTCACGGCATGGGCATCAAGGTCGCGCAAGGGCTCCAGCTCATGGAAGCTTTTTACTGGGACATGAACGATGACACCCGCGCGTTTGCAAAACGCTTCGCGGCGCGTCCGGGCATGAACGGCAAGATGCCGAGCGGCAACCAGGCCGGCGTCTACGCCTCCATGCTCGCTTATCTCAACGCCGTCGCCGCCACCGGCAGCGACAATGCCAAGAACGTCGTGCCCGAGATGAAGAAGTTTAGGGGCAAGGACAAGCTGTTCGGCGACACCATCATCCGCCAGGACGGCCGCGTAGTGCATCCGATGTACCTGTTCGAGGTGAAGAAGCCGGAGGAGTCGAAATATCCGTATGACTATTACAAGCTGGTCTCGACCATCCCAGCGGACCAGGCGTTCCGCCCGCTGGCCGAGGGCGGCTGCGAGCTGGTGAGGTGA
- a CDS encoding 2Fe-2S iron-sulfur cluster-binding protein, with product MPAITFIHPDGKFDRVETGDGESAMQAATRHGLDGILAECGGNAMCATCHVYVDESWLTRLPDMADDEDALLDGTASERLPNSRLSCQIHVTPALDGLVVKLPERQV from the coding sequence ATGCCCGCCATCACCTTCATCCATCCGGACGGCAAGTTCGACCGCGTCGAGACCGGCGATGGCGAGAGCGCCATGCAGGCCGCGACCCGCCACGGCCTCGACGGCATTCTGGCCGAATGCGGCGGCAACGCCATGTGTGCGACCTGTCACGTCTATGTCGACGAGAGCTGGCTGACGCGCCTGCCTGATATGGCGGACGACGAGGATGCGCTGCTCGATGGCACCGCGAGCGAGAGGCTGCCGAACAGCCGGCTGTCCTGTCAGATCCACGTCACGCCCGCGCTCGACGGGCTCGTCGTGAAGCTGCCGGAGCGGCAGGTCTGA
- a CDS encoding cytochrome P450: protein MTASGSSVSAGVAAVPHLDVDPFAMDFFADPYPTHELLREAGPVVYLDKWNVYGVARYAEVHAVLNDPATFCSSRGVGLSDFKKETPWRPPSLILEADPPAHTRTRAVLSKVLSPTVMKQVRDRFVAAAEARVDALLEKRSFDAIADLAEAYPLSIFPDALGLKPEGREHLIPYASVVFNAFGPPNQLRQEAIERSAPHQAYVAEQCQRENLAPGGFGACIHARVDDGEISATEAPLLVRSLLSAGLDTTVNGIGAAVYCLARFPDQWQRLREDLSLARAAFEEAVRFESPVQTFFRTTTREVELSGAKIGEGEKVLMFLAAANRDPRRWDKPDSYDITRRTSGHVGFGSGIHMCVGQLVARLEGEVMLMALARRIAKIEITGDPKRRFNNTLRGLDSLPVTITPA from the coding sequence ATGACCGCATCCGGCTCCTCCGTATCAGCTGGCGTCGCCGCCGTCCCGCATCTCGACGTCGATCCCTTCGCGATGGATTTTTTCGCCGATCCCTATCCCACGCATGAATTGCTGCGGGAGGCAGGCCCGGTCGTCTATCTCGACAAATGGAACGTGTACGGCGTGGCGCGCTATGCCGAGGTCCATGCCGTGCTGAACGATCCCGCCACGTTCTGCTCCAGCCGTGGCGTCGGCCTCAGTGATTTCAAGAAGGAGACGCCGTGGCGGCCGCCGAGCCTGATCCTGGAGGCCGATCCGCCCGCGCACACCCGCACCCGCGCCGTGCTGTCGAAAGTGCTGTCGCCGACCGTGATGAAGCAGGTGCGCGACCGCTTTGTCGCGGCGGCCGAGGCGCGGGTCGATGCGCTGCTGGAGAAGCGCAGCTTCGATGCGATCGCGGATCTTGCCGAGGCCTATCCGCTCTCGATCTTTCCGGATGCGCTCGGGCTGAAGCCGGAGGGACGCGAGCATCTGATTCCCTATGCGAGCGTGGTGTTCAACGCCTTCGGCCCGCCCAACCAGTTGCGCCAGGAGGCGATCGAACGCTCGGCGCCGCACCAGGCCTATGTCGCCGAGCAGTGCCAGCGCGAGAATCTGGCGCCCGGCGGATTCGGCGCCTGCATCCACGCCCGCGTCGACGACGGCGAGATCTCCGCGACCGAAGCGCCGCTCTTGGTGCGCTCGCTGCTGTCGGCCGGCCTCGACACTACGGTCAACGGCATCGGCGCCGCAGTCTATTGCCTCGCGCGCTTCCCGGATCAATGGCAGCGCCTGCGCGAGGATCTCTCGCTCGCGCGCGCCGCTTTCGAGGAGGCCGTGCGCTTCGAAAGCCCGGTGCAGACCTTCTTCCGCACCACGACGCGGGAAGTCGAGCTCTCCGGCGCGAAGATCGGCGAGGGTGAGAAAGTGCTGATGTTCCTCGCCGCCGCCAACCGCGATCCGCGGCGTTGGGACAAGCCCGACAGCTACGACATCACCCGCCGCACCTCCGGCCATGTCGGCTTCGGCTCCGGCATCCATATGTGCGTCGGCCAGCTCGTCGCCCGCCTCGAAGGCGAGGTGATGCTGATGGCGCTGGCCCGACGCATCGCGAAGATCGAGATCACGGGCGATCCAAAACGCCGCTTCAACAACACGCTGCGCGGGCTCGATAGCCTGCCTGTCACCATCACCCCGGCCTGA